The following coding sequences are from one Megamonas funiformis window:
- a CDS encoding CD3324 family protein, with protein MKYINANVILPEKVIEEIQKYIQGKYIYIPIKKENYKSWGAISGIKQEYKNRNKKIKNDYKQGISIENLAQKYYLSVDTIRKILYTK; from the coding sequence ATGAAATATATTAATGCAAATGTGATATTACCAGAAAAAGTAATAGAAGAAATACAAAAATATATTCAAGGTAAATATATTTATATTCCTATAAAAAAAGAAAATTATAAATCTTGGGGAGCAATTTCTGGAATAAAACAAGAATATAAAAATAGAAATAAAAAAATAAAAAATGATTATAAGCAAGGTATTTCTATAGAAAATTTAGCGCAAAAATATTATTTATCTGTAGATACAATTAGAAAAATTTTATATACAAAATAA
- a CDS encoding CatB-related O-acetyltransferase yields MSLNDIYPRKDDKTTIYLKNVITKQDIIVGDYTIYNDFERNPEDFEKNNVLYHYPINNEKLIIGKFCSIACGAKFLFNSANHTLKSLSTYPFALLFDEWNMNKKDVASGWDNKGDIVIGNDVWIGYKAIILAGVKIGDGAIIGTRALVTKDVPAYSIVGGVPAKIIRRRFSEDIINELKILKWWDWPKQKIAQNIISIQSGDISKIK; encoded by the coding sequence ATGAGTTTAAATGATATATATCCTAGAAAAGATGATAAAACTACAATTTATTTAAAAAATGTGATAACAAAACAAGATATTATTGTAGGAGATTATACTATATATAATGATTTTGAAAGAAATCCTGAAGATTTTGAGAAAAATAATGTTTTATATCATTATCCTATAAATAATGAAAAATTAATCATAGGAAAATTTTGTTCTATAGCTTGTGGCGCTAAATTTTTATTTAACAGTGCTAATCATACATTAAAATCACTTTCTACATATCCTTTTGCACTTTTATTTGATGAATGGAACATGAATAAAAAAGATGTAGCATCTGGTTGGGATAATAAAGGAGATATTGTAATTGGTAATGATGTATGGATCGGTTACAAGGCAATAATTTTGGCAGGCGTGAAAATTGGTGATGGTGCAATTATTGGTACAAGAGCATTAGTAACAAAAGATGTTCCTGCTTATAGTATAGTTGGAGGTGTTCCAGCAAAAATTATAAGAAGGAGATTTTCTGAAGATATTATTAATGAATTGAAAATTTTAAAATGGTGGGATTGGCCTAAGCAAAAAATAGCTCAAAACATAATATCTATACAGTCTGGAGATATAAGTAAAATAAAATGA
- a CDS encoding amino acid permease — MNLFRKKDIAHLAQDAEKSGFVRNLTAFDLVFLGIGSVIGTGIFVLTGVGAALYAGPGIAISFILASVACAFAGLAYAEYSSMVPVSGSAYAYTYASLGEFMAFLVGWNLILEYTVTCSTVAAGWSGYVVGLLTSGGLNLSIDFLKVPAEGGIINLPAVFITMFLCILLVRGTKESIFINRILVFVKIAVIFIFLCLAIPNIDVRNWDPFLPFGYQGIASGAAIVFFAYIGFDAVATSAEEAKNPSRDVPIGILGSLAVCTLLYFIVAMVLTGIVPYTQLNNAEPVAYALRVIGYPFGSAIVAVGAICGITTVLLVLLYGQARVFFALSRDGMIPKGICRVHKKYHTPYLVTIGGCILVSLIAGFVPINVIAEMANIGTLSAFFIAGFGVLYLRITRPEIKRGFKCPAIYIVGPMAMLSCGYLMYNLPALTWIRFIVWCIVGIIIYFVYSYKHSLLNK, encoded by the coding sequence ATGAATTTATTTCGAAAAAAAGACATTGCACATTTAGCACAAGATGCTGAAAAATCTGGATTTGTACGCAATTTAACTGCGTTTGATTTAGTTTTTTTAGGCATTGGTAGTGTTATTGGAACAGGTATTTTTGTATTAACTGGAGTAGGTGCAGCTTTATATGCAGGCCCTGGAATTGCCATTTCCTTTATATTGGCCTCGGTTGCTTGTGCCTTTGCTGGTTTGGCTTACGCGGAATATTCCTCAATGGTACCAGTATCTGGAAGTGCATATGCTTATACATACGCTTCATTAGGTGAATTTATGGCGTTTTTGGTAGGTTGGAATTTAATTTTAGAATATACTGTAACATGTAGTACAGTTGCAGCTGGTTGGTCTGGTTATGTAGTGGGCTTGTTGACATCAGGTGGATTAAATTTATCTATAGATTTTTTAAAAGTTCCAGCAGAAGGTGGAATTATAAATCTTCCTGCAGTTTTTATTACTATGTTTTTATGTATTTTATTGGTTAGAGGTACAAAAGAAAGTATTTTTATAAATCGCATTTTGGTTTTTGTAAAAATAGCAGTTATTTTTATTTTCTTATGTTTAGCTATTCCTAATATTGATGTTAGAAATTGGGATCCTTTTTTACCTTTTGGTTATCAAGGTATTGCTTCTGGTGCAGCAATTGTATTTTTTGCCTATATTGGTTTTGATGCTGTAGCAACATCAGCAGAAGAAGCAAAAAATCCTTCTCGAGATGTGCCTATCGGTATCTTAGGTTCACTTGCAGTTTGTACTTTATTATATTTTATTGTAGCAATGGTATTGACTGGAATAGTGCCTTATACTCAATTAAATAATGCAGAACCTGTAGCTTATGCTCTTCGCGTCATTGGTTATCCTTTTGGTTCAGCCATTGTTGCAGTGGGTGCTATTTGTGGTATTACTACAGTATTACTTGTTTTATTATATGGTCAAGCACGTGTATTTTTCGCTTTGTCTCGTGATGGTATGATTCCAAAGGGAATTTGTAGAGTGCATAAGAAATATCATACACCATATTTAGTAACCATTGGTGGTTGTATTTTAGTTTCTTTGATTGCTGGATTTGTACCGATTAATGTAATTGCAGAAATGGCAAATATAGGTACTTTATCAGCATTTTTTATAGCTGGATTTGGGGTATTGTATTTGCGTATTACACGTCCTGAGATAAAAAGAGGTTTTAAATGTCCAGCAATTTACATTGTTGGGCCAATGGCTATGCTTAGTTGTGGTTATTTGATGTATAATTTGCCAGCACTTACATGGATTAGATTTATTGTTTGGTGTATTGTAGGCATTATTATTTATTTTGTATATAGTTATAAACATTCTTTGTTAAATAAATAG
- the ald gene encoding alanine dehydrogenase, giving the protein MIISVIKEIKNNENRVGLTPAGSEALIRAGHTVLVEKSAGVGSGFPDEAYVATGAEIVENTKELFDRADMIIKVKEPLPAEYDLFHEGQILYTYLHLAPEPELTAALLRHKVVGIAYETVRGRDGRSLPLLSPMSEIAGRMSVQLGAQFLESQYGGRGVLLGGVSGVCPGQVVIVGGGIVGTNAAKMAVGLGARVTIIDLSIDRLRYLDDIFHGRVVTEMSNSYNIAKWVARADLLISSVLIPGAKTPILVTEDMIKTMKPGSVVVDVAIDQGGAVETCDHCTTHDNPTFVKHGVTHYSVANIPGAVSRTSTLALTNATLPYALAIANKGYKQACLDDPGLMQGINTIDGKVTFKGVAEGLNLPYYDIHEILK; this is encoded by the coding sequence ATGATTATTAGTGTTATTAAAGAGATTAAAAACAATGAAAACCGTGTTGGCTTAACACCTGCGGGAAGTGAAGCTTTAATACGTGCAGGACACACTGTATTAGTAGAAAAATCTGCTGGTGTTGGCAGTGGTTTCCCAGATGAAGCTTATGTTGCTACTGGTGCTGAAATTGTTGAAAATACAAAAGAACTCTTTGATAGAGCTGATATGATTATTAAAGTAAAAGAACCATTACCTGCTGAATATGATTTATTCCATGAAGGTCAAATTCTATATACTTATTTACATCTAGCTCCAGAACCTGAACTTACAGCTGCTTTATTACGTCATAAAGTTGTTGGTATCGCATATGAAACAGTTAGAGGTAGAGATGGCCGTAGCTTACCACTTCTTTCCCCAATGAGTGAAATTGCTGGTCGTATGTCCGTTCAATTAGGTGCTCAGTTCCTTGAAAGTCAATATGGTGGACGCGGAGTATTATTAGGTGGCGTTAGTGGTGTTTGCCCAGGTCAAGTAGTAATCGTTGGTGGCGGTATCGTTGGTACAAATGCTGCAAAAATGGCAGTTGGTTTAGGTGCTAGAGTTACTATTATCGACCTTTCTATTGACAGACTTCGTTATCTTGATGATATTTTCCATGGCCGTGTAGTTACAGAAATGTCTAATAGCTACAATATTGCTAAATGGGTAGCAAGAGCTGACTTATTGATTAGTTCTGTACTTATTCCAGGTGCAAAAACTCCTATCTTAGTAACTGAAGATATGATTAAAACAATGAAACCTGGTTCAGTTGTTGTCGATGTTGCAATTGACCAAGGTGGCGCAGTTGAAACTTGCGATCATTGCACAACTCATGACAATCCAACATTTGTTAAACATGGTGTAACTCATTACTCCGTAGCAAATATCCCAGGTGCAGTATCCAGAACTTCTACTTTGGCATTGACAAACGCTACTTTGCCTTATGCTTTAGCAATTGCTAATAAAGGATATAAACAAGCTTGCCTTGACGATCCTGGTTTAATGCAAGGTATTAATACTATAGATGGTAAAGTAACATTTAAAGGCGTAGCAGAAGGTTTGAATTTACCTTATTATGATATTCACGAAATCTTAAAATAA
- a CDS encoding amino acid permease — translation MDLFRKKDIGALRSMAQNSGLTKNLGAFDLVFLGIGSVIGTGIFVLTGVGAALYAGPGISLSFVLASIACAFAGLAYAEYASMVPVAGSAYAYTYASLGEFLAFIVGWNLILEYTVTCSTVAAGWSGYVVGLLSSGGIDLPVAFTKVPEEGGIINVPAILITMFLCILLVRGTKETVMINRILVFVKLAVIVIFFVLAVPNIDPTNWDPFLPYGTQGISAGAAIVFFAYIGFDAVATSAEEAKNPSRDLPIGILGSLGVCAVLYFFVALVLTGVVPYTDLNNAEPVAYALRVIGYPIGSAIVAVGAICGITTVLLVLLYGQARIFFALSRDGMIPAGICKIHKLYRTPYLVTIGGCILVSIIAGFAPIHLIAEMANIGTLSAFFIAGFGVLYLRIKRPDIKRGFKCPAIYFVAPMAMICCGYLMYNLPIHTWIRFVVWCGIGFVVYFGYSYKHSKLESGK, via the coding sequence ATGGATTTGTTCCGTAAGAAAGATATAGGTGCCTTGCGTTCAATGGCGCAAAATTCAGGTCTTACAAAAAACTTAGGTGCATTTGACTTAGTATTTCTAGGTATCGGTAGTGTTATTGGTACAGGGATTTTCGTATTAACTGGTGTAGGTGCAGCTTTATATGCAGGTCCTGGTATATCTTTATCCTTCGTATTAGCTTCTATCGCTTGTGCGTTTGCAGGTCTTGCTTATGCTGAATATGCTTCAATGGTTCCAGTAGCAGGTAGTGCATATGCTTATACATATGCATCATTAGGTGAATTTCTAGCATTTATTGTAGGTTGGAATTTGATTTTGGAATACACTGTTACTTGTAGTACTGTTGCTGCTGGTTGGTCAGGCTACGTAGTAGGACTTTTATCTTCTGGCGGTATTGATTTACCAGTTGCTTTTACGAAAGTTCCTGAAGAAGGCGGTATCATTAATGTACCTGCTATTTTAATTACTATGTTCTTATGTATATTGTTAGTACGTGGAACAAAAGAAACTGTTATGATTAACCGTATTTTAGTATTTGTAAAATTAGCAGTTATCGTTATCTTCTTCGTATTGGCAGTTCCTAATATTGACCCAACTAACTGGGATCCATTCTTACCATATGGTACACAAGGTATTTCAGCTGGTGCTGCAATTGTATTCTTTGCTTATATCGGTTTTGATGCTGTTGCAACTTCAGCAGAAGAAGCAAAAAATCCTTCACGTGATTTACCTATAGGTATCTTAGGTTCCTTAGGTGTTTGCGCTGTATTATACTTCTTCGTAGCTCTTGTATTAACAGGCGTAGTACCTTATACAGACTTGAATAATGCTGAACCTGTAGCATATGCTCTTCGTGTTATCGGCTATCCAATTGGTTCTGCTATTGTTGCCGTAGGTGCTATCTGTGGTATTACTACAGTATTACTCGTTTTATTATATGGTCAAGCACGTATTTTCTTTGCTTTATCTCGTGATGGTATGATTCCAGCAGGTATTTGCAAAATTCACAAATTATATAGAACTCCTTATTTAGTAACAATCGGTGGTTGTATTTTAGTATCTATTATAGCTGGTTTTGCTCCTATTCATTTAATCGCTGAAATGGCAAATATTGGTACATTATCTGCGTTCTTCATCGCTGGCTTTGGTGTTCTTTATTTAAGAATAAAACGCCCAGATATCAAACGTGGTTTCAAATGTCCTGCTATTTACTTTGTAGCTCCAATGGCTATGATTTGCTGTGGTTATTTGATGTATAACTTACCAATTCATACATGGATTCGTTTCGTAGTATGGTGTGGTATTGGTTTTGTTGTATACTTCGGCTATAGCTATAAACATTCTAAATTAGAATCTGGAAAATAA
- a CDS encoding sigma 54-interacting transcriptional regulator encodes MKICIENKDRHGLVYDISKILLKYNVNIISMEVIKNTTYLETEALSYKGEQKILSELHELSGIVQIKSIMLMPHNEKYQQMDIVFNTINEGIIITDKNGNIIYINKVAVKILKIPNDDILGQNISKALPFCKLLLKTLQTGKKYLHHEVYAEEYDNHYMVSSQPLLDENNNLSGGVAVIRDMETVRQIYQKITGQPSISFKDIIHQSDIMEKLILSAQHYASSNSTILIRGETGSGKELFARAIHNASPRHDNIFLAINCTAIPDTLLESELFGYEEGTFTGANKGGKLGLFELASGGTLFLDEIGDISSTLQAKLLRVLQEHRVRRIGGNREIPINVRIISATNCNLEQMVKDGLFRQDLYYRLNVIPLYLPPLRERKEDIRLLANYLFQSTVNNINTSIKSISQEAFEKLTNYDYPGNVRELSNIIERAINVAQGSQITAEDIILFNQMQNTSCAHDLNEYSTLNLDEALRRTEKNILQQAMKKFSSSRKLGAALGLSHTSVIRKMKEHNLSFDKNN; translated from the coding sequence ATGAAAATATGTATTGAAAATAAAGACCGCCATGGATTAGTCTATGATATATCAAAAATTTTACTCAAATATAATGTAAATATTATCTCTATGGAAGTTATTAAAAATACTACATATTTAGAAACAGAAGCTTTATCTTATAAAGGTGAGCAAAAAATCTTATCTGAGCTTCATGAATTATCTGGTATTGTTCAAATAAAATCCATTATGTTAATGCCTCATAATGAAAAATACCAACAAATGGATATTGTTTTCAACACCATTAATGAGGGTATTATCATCACCGATAAAAACGGAAATATCATCTACATCAACAAAGTTGCTGTAAAAATTCTAAAAATTCCCAATGATGATATTTTAGGGCAAAATATTTCCAAAGCATTACCTTTTTGTAAATTATTATTAAAAACATTACAAACAGGTAAAAAATATCTTCATCATGAAGTTTACGCTGAAGAATATGACAATCATTATATGGTTAGCAGTCAACCACTATTAGATGAAAATAATAATTTATCTGGTGGCGTTGCTGTCATTCGTGATATGGAAACTGTTCGTCAAATATATCAAAAAATTACAGGACAGCCTTCTATTAGTTTTAAAGATATTATTCACCAAAGTGATATTATGGAAAAATTAATTTTGTCAGCTCAACATTATGCTAGCAGTAATTCTACTATTCTCATACGTGGAGAAACTGGCTCAGGGAAAGAATTATTTGCTAGAGCAATCCATAACGCTTCACCACGCCATGATAATATCTTTCTCGCTATAAACTGCACAGCTATTCCTGATACTCTACTTGAAAGTGAATTATTTGGTTATGAAGAAGGTACATTCACTGGAGCTAATAAAGGTGGTAAATTAGGTCTTTTTGAATTAGCTAGTGGTGGCACTTTATTTCTTGATGAAATAGGCGATATCTCCTCCACTCTCCAAGCAAAATTATTGCGTGTACTTCAAGAACATAGAGTTCGCCGTATTGGTGGTAACCGCGAAATTCCTATAAATGTGCGCATTATTTCCGCTACAAATTGTAATCTCGAACAAATGGTTAAAGATGGATTATTCCGCCAAGATTTATATTATCGCTTAAATGTAATACCACTATATCTACCGCCACTTAGAGAACGCAAAGAGGATATCCGCTTACTGGCAAATTACCTTTTCCAATCCACAGTAAATAATATTAATACAAGTATAAAATCTATTTCTCAAGAAGCTTTTGAAAAACTTACCAATTACGATTATCCAGGAAATGTCCGCGAATTAAGTAATATCATTGAACGTGCTATAAATGTTGCTCAAGGTTCACAAATAACTGCTGAGGACATTATTTTATTTAATCAAATGCAAAATACTAGTTGCGCGCATGATTTAAATGAATATTCTACACTAAATTTAGATGAAGCACTTCGCCGTACAGAAAAAAACATTCTTCAACAAGCAATGAAAAAATTTTCCTCTTCACGTAAATTAGGTGCAGCACTCGGTCTATCCCATACTAGCGTTATTCGTAAAATGAAAGAACATAATTTAAGCTTTGATAAAAATAATTAA
- a CDS encoding cob(I)yrinic acid a,c-diamide adenosyltransferase — protein MLQVYTGNGKGKTTAAIGLAIRSLGADKKVYFCQFMKTLAYSEQAILQKFAPQLKLTTSGKPYFIAKEGMLTDEEIKKWGDMLQVYPEGKPPKDYVKLVNDSLKNLLEEINNTHYDLIILDEINVAMYYDLITKETLEFVLNQIPSDIEIVCTGRYAPQWLCERADLVTDMQEVKHYYQQGLQGRKGIED, from the coding sequence ATGCTTCAAGTTTATACAGGCAATGGCAAAGGTAAAACTACAGCAGCCATAGGTCTTGCTATTCGCAGTTTAGGTGCTGATAAAAAAGTTTATTTTTGCCAATTTATGAAAACTTTAGCTTATAGTGAACAAGCTATTTTACAAAAATTCGCCCCACAATTGAAATTGACAACTAGTGGCAAACCTTATTTTATCGCTAAAGAAGGTATGTTGACTGATGAAGAAATCAAAAAATGGGGAGATATGCTCCAAGTTTATCCCGAAGGTAAACCACCTAAAGATTATGTAAAATTAGTTAATGACAGTTTAAAAAATTTACTTGAAGAAATAAATAATACTCACTACGATTTAATTATTCTTGATGAAATCAATGTCGCTATGTATTATGACTTAATCACTAAAGAAACTTTAGAATTTGTTTTAAATCAAATACCTTCAGATATTGAAATAGTTTGTACTGGTCGATATGCTCCTCAATGGCTATGTGAACGTGCTGATTTAGTCACTGATATGCAAGAAGTAAAACACTATTATCAACAAGGACTCCAAGGTCGCAAAGGTATTGAAGACTAA
- the queF gene encoding preQ(1) synthase, with amino-acid sequence MRTSEETKDITLLGQKNVKYEFNYRPDVLETFDNKHPDHDYWVKFNCPEFTTLCPITGQPDFGTIYISYIPDEKMVESKSLKLYLFSFRNNGDFHEDVVNIIMKDLIKLMNPKYIEVWGKFLPRGGISIDPYTNYGRPDTKYEQLAQTRFVNHDLYSLDKVDNR; translated from the coding sequence ATGCGCACTAGCGAAGAAACTAAAGACATTACGCTTTTAGGTCAAAAAAATGTAAAATACGAATTTAATTATCGTCCAGATGTATTAGAAACATTTGATAATAAACACCCTGACCATGATTACTGGGTAAAATTTAATTGCCCTGAGTTCACTACACTTTGCCCTATCACAGGTCAACCAGATTTTGGTACAATTTATATCTCTTATATTCCTGATGAAAAAATGGTGGAAAGTAAATCCTTAAAATTATATTTATTCAGCTTTAGAAATAACGGCGATTTTCATGAAGATGTAGTAAATATCATCATGAAAGATTTAATTAAACTCATGAACCCTAAATATATTGAAGTATGGGGAAAATTCTTACCTCGTGGCGGTATCTCCATTGACCCATATACAAATTATGGTCGCCCTGATACAAAATATGAACAATTAGCTCAAACTCGTTTTGTAAATCATGATTTATATAGCTTAGATAAAGTAGATAATCGTTAA
- the serC gene encoding 3-phosphoserine/phosphohydroxythreonine transaminase codes for MENRIYNFNPGPAMQPLEVLQEAQAEFLNFAKSGMSIIEISHRSKQYEQVHNQAKADIKELMGLGDDYEVLFCQGGASMQFTMIPQNFAVDGKVGNYVLSGSFATKAYDEAKLLNRGFVAASSKDRDFKHIPTQDEIKLSDNAAYLHLCYNNTIYGTEYHYIPETGDVPLIADMSSDMLSRPLDFSKFSLIYAGAQKNLGPAGVVVVVARKSFLENSPKEVPTMLRYDTYLKKNSLYNTPPAFGIYMVGKVVAWIKANGGLEAMAKKNAAKAKLVYDAIDNSDGFYVGHADKDSRSFMNVTFRLPSEELEAKFAKEALEHGLGGVKGHRSVGGMRTSIYNAMPMEGCQALVDFMEKFRKANK; via the coding sequence ATGGAAAATCGTATTTACAATTTTAATCCTGGTCCTGCTATGCAACCTTTAGAAGTATTACAAGAAGCTCAAGCTGAATTTTTAAATTTTGCTAAAAGTGGAATGTCAATTATAGAAATCAGTCATCGTTCTAAACAATATGAACAAGTACATAATCAAGCAAAAGCAGATATAAAAGAGCTTATGGGTCTTGGTGATGATTATGAAGTATTATTCTGTCAAGGTGGAGCAAGTATGCAATTTACTATGATTCCACAGAATTTTGCTGTTGATGGCAAAGTGGGTAACTATGTATTATCTGGTAGTTTTGCAACTAAAGCTTATGATGAAGCAAAACTTTTAAATCGTGGCTTTGTAGCAGCTTCTAGCAAAGATAGAGATTTTAAACATATTCCAACTCAAGATGAAATTAAATTAAGCGACAATGCAGCATATCTTCATTTATGCTACAATAATACAATTTATGGTACAGAATATCATTACATTCCAGAAACTGGCGATGTGCCTTTAATCGCGGATATGTCTTCTGATATGTTATCTCGTCCACTTGATTTTTCTAAATTCAGTTTAATTTATGCAGGCGCACAAAAAAATCTTGGCCCTGCTGGTGTTGTTGTAGTCGTTGCTCGTAAATCTTTCCTTGAAAATTCTCCAAAAGAAGTGCCAACAATGCTTCGTTATGATACTTATTTGAAGAAAAATTCCTTATATAATACACCTCCTGCATTTGGTATCTATATGGTAGGTAAGGTAGTAGCTTGGATAAAAGCTAATGGCGGTTTAGAAGCTATGGCGAAGAAAAATGCAGCTAAAGCTAAATTAGTTTATGATGCTATTGATAATAGTGATGGTTTCTATGTTGGTCATGCAGATAAAGATAGCCGTTCTTTCATGAACGTTACTTTCCGCTTACCAAGTGAAGAATTAGAAGCTAAATTTGCTAAAGAAGCTTTAGAACATGGTTTAGGTGGTGTAAAAGGTCATCGTTCTGTTGGTGGTATGCGTACATCTATTTATAATGCAATGCCAATGGAAGGTTGCCAGGCTCTTGTTGACTTTATGGAAAAATTCCGCAAAGCTAATAAATAA
- a CDS encoding YigZ family protein, with protein sequence MLEYKTIEGEYFTEWEINKSRFLTYIKHVETEIEAQEFISSIKKKHFDARHNCSAYIIGERSEIQKSSDDGEPSGTAGAPMLEVLKKNELSDIVVVVTRYFGGIKLGAGGLIRAYGKSVTLGLDVSTIVKKSIFNCYKLDLNYDLLGSFENYLHQKEIRIQNKDYSDIVSFTLLLAQNDSENILKDITNLSAGRIKIEELEPVYLNIPLNAK encoded by the coding sequence ATGCTTGAATATAAAACAATCGAAGGCGAATACTTTACTGAATGGGAAATCAATAAATCTAGATTTTTAACTTATATTAAACATGTAGAAACAGAAATAGAAGCTCAAGAATTTATTTCGTCCATAAAGAAAAAACATTTTGATGCTCGCCACAACTGTTCTGCTTATATCATTGGCGAACGCAGTGAAATCCAAAAATCAAGCGATGATGGCGAACCTAGTGGCACTGCTGGAGCTCCTATGCTTGAAGTCCTCAAAAAAAATGAATTAAGTGATATTGTCGTTGTCGTTACTAGATATTTTGGTGGCATAAAATTAGGTGCTGGCGGTTTAATTCGTGCCTACGGAAAATCTGTAACCTTGGGACTTGATGTTTCCACTATTGTAAAAAAATCCATCTTTAATTGTTATAAACTAGATTTAAATTATGATTTACTAGGCAGTTTTGAAAATTATCTCCACCAAAAAGAAATCCGCATACAAAATAAAGATTATAGTGATATCGTAAGCTTTACTTTATTATTAGCCCAAAATGACAGTGAAAATATTCTAAAAGACATCACTAATTTATCTGCCGGTCGCATAAAAATAGAAGAATTAGAACCTGTTTACTTAAATATTCCCTTAAATGCAAAATAA
- a CDS encoding amino acid permease: MNRGLKNRHIQLISLGGIIGSCYFLGTGYVLEQAGPASILAYLLGGIVVLCVMLCLAELAVAQPVSSSFVTYANDHISPTWACGVGWAYWLNWIVYVPAEMIAAGIIMNQFVPEVSQLWWAVSFGLVVTFINLFSVGKFGESEFWLSIIKIVALVVFSIIAFAICMGWASETGEPIGTKILLGSGGFAPHGYWAIIMTMVIILVNFQGSEIIGLAAGECKDPAKSIPIAVRNVTWRIIALYIIPITLLISILPWDEATLTESVFAAALHRYGFDWLGYMFAFVILTAAISCSNSGLYGAGRALHGLSRHNMAPKFLGKLNHNGMPQNSIIVSICACWIIILLYTLDTSETAYTYLLAVSGFTGAMAWISICWSQYNFRKKMMAENRVSELKYKTPFFPYVTLFGIWVQVFCLIVIAFTDDLRSTLYAGIPMMVIPMVIFKLKQIKAHRAGLVRNKTEL; this comes from the coding sequence ATGAATAGGGGTCTGAAAAACAGACATATACAGCTTATTTCTCTTGGGGGAATTATTGGGAGCTGTTATTTTTTAGGTACTGGTTATGTATTAGAACAAGCAGGACCTGCTTCTATTTTAGCTTATTTATTGGGCGGGATAGTAGTATTATGCGTTATGCTATGTTTGGCTGAATTAGCGGTAGCTCAGCCTGTGTCTAGTTCTTTTGTCACGTATGCAAACGACCATATATCGCCTACATGGGCATGTGGTGTCGGTTGGGCATATTGGTTGAATTGGATTGTTTATGTACCTGCAGAGATGATTGCAGCGGGGATTATCATGAATCAATTTGTACCTGAGGTCAGTCAGTTATGGTGGGCTGTATCGTTTGGTCTAGTTGTTACCTTTATAAACCTATTCAGTGTAGGCAAGTTTGGTGAAAGTGAATTTTGGTTATCAATTATAAAAATAGTCGCATTAGTAGTTTTCAGTATTATTGCTTTTGCTATTTGTATGGGCTGGGCTAGTGAAACTGGCGAACCTATTGGAACAAAAATTTTATTAGGTAGTGGCGGTTTTGCTCCTCATGGATATTGGGCAATTATCATGACAATGGTAATTATCTTAGTTAATTTCCAAGGCTCAGAAATAATTGGCTTAGCTGCTGGAGAATGTAAAGACCCAGCAAAAAGTATTCCTATAGCAGTTCGCAATGTTACTTGGAGAATTATTGCTTTATATATAATACCAATTACTTTATTAATATCAATATTGCCATGGGACGAAGCAACTTTGACAGAAAGTGTATTTGCAGCAGCACTTCATCGTTATGGATTTGACTGGCTTGGATATATGTTTGCTTTTGTTATTCTTACAGCAGCAATTTCTTGCTCTAATTCAGGTCTATATGGTGCGGGCAGAGCATTACATGGACTTTCTAGACATAATATGGCACCTAAATTTTTAGGTAAATTAAATCATAATGGTATGCCTCAAAATTCAATTATTGTATCTATTTGTGCTTGCTGGATTATAATTTTATTATATACTTTAGATACAAGTGAAACAGCATATACTTATTTATTAGCTGTTTCTGGATTTACTGGTGCTATGGCTTGGATTTCTATTTGCTGGAGTCAATATAATTTCCGCAAAAAAATGATGGCAGAAAATAGAGTATCTGAATTAAAATACAAAACTCCATTTTTCCCTTATGTAACTTTATTTGGAATTTGGGTACAAGTATTTTGTCTTATTGTAATTGCCTTTACTGATGATTTACGTTCTACTTTATATGCAGGTATTCCAATGATGGTAATACCGATGGTGATTTTTAAATTAAAACAGATAAAGGCTCACCGTGCAGGATTAGTTCGCAATAAAACAGAATTATAA